A region of the bacterium genome:
TTTTGATGGTATTTAACAAAAAAATCTATAAAGGAAAAAAGAGATTATCTTTTTGTGATGTGTTTTTGATATAATATATCCTGTTTAGAGGTAATTCTGGACAAAGGTAGCGAAATATAGGAATTTATTTGTTATGAAAATAAAGATTTGCCGTAAAGAAGCAAAAGAGAGTAAATATTGGTTGGAGTTGATAGATACAAACCATTCTGAAAACTCTAATGTTTAGAATTTTGAATTTAGATATTGTTTCGTGTTTCGTGCTTCGGATTTCGTGCTTTCTTTCATTTTAACTTCCTTTCTTCTTCTCGTCTACCTAAACACATACATAAATTTAATGCAAAGCACTCATTCAATCCAAACCTCCCTTTCCCTTGGTCCATCAAATTCACATAAAAATATCCTCTGCCATGTTCCCAAAACAAGCCTTTTGTCCTTTACAAAAACAGAAGCAGAAGAACCCATAATGGATGCCTTTATGTGAGCATCAGAATTTCCCTCATTATGACGGAAATAGGGAGAATCCTTTTTAATAAGGCTTAAAAGACACCTTATGATATCAAAACAAACCTCTGGGTCATACCCCTCATTTATTGTTATGCCGCAGGTTGTATGGGGAACAAAGATGTGAAGGATACCATCCTTATCTATTTCTTCCTTAATTTTTTCTGTAATATCAACAAATACCTCTCTCTTTGTTGTCGCTACATTTATAATCTTCATTTACACCCTGAACAGATTGTCTTTGCACAAGAGCCACAAGATGAGTCACTTTCTCCCCCTTTACTTGTTTTTACCATAGGTGCTGTGAATACCCTCTTTACATCCCTGCTTTGACAAACATCACATATTGCCTCCTCCCTTCCATAAAAGATATCAAACTTTCTATTGCATTTATTACAAAGATAGGTATAAATAGCCATTATATTTCAAGCTCAAATAGGAGTTTAAAAGAGGAAATAGATGGAATGGAAACAATATCATCTGGTTTTATCCTCTGTTTTATTATTTCTATTATATTATCAATCCTATCTTTTTTTCCTATAATGGTACACCAAAGGTTATAATTCCCCTCCCTTTCGTAATTATGGGTTATTTCTTCATATTCGTTTATAATATTTGCAGCAAATTCTATATCCTTAACCGCAATTCCCACTAATTTTGTTTCAAACCCAAGCCTTTTATGATTAAAAATTGGTCCAATCTCCCTAATAATACCCTTATTTTTTAAAGATGCAACAATCTCAATTACAGAATCTTCATCTAATCCAAGCTTTTCTCCTATAACCTTAAAAGGCTGTGTGTCTAGGGGAAATTCTTCTTGGAGGATTTTTAATACCCTGTATGTGTCTATCTGCTTCAAATTCATTTTATCTCAATAATATGCCTAAATTCCTCAATAATATCAAGAACATCACACACTGGCTTTACTCCTTCTTTAATAAGTTTATTCGTTCCTTTGCTTGTTTCTTTTGTAATCTCACCAGGAACAGCAAAAACCTCCCTTCCACTTTCCATTGCAAGCCTTGCTGTAATTAAGGCACCGCTTCTTTCCTTTGCCTCAACAACAACACAACCCAAAGAAATGCTTGTAATTATTCTGTTTCTCCTTGGAAAATTATCCTTAAAGGGCGAAGTATCTAAAGGAAACTCTGATATAACAGCTCCATTTTCACAAATCTTTGTAAATAAAGGCATATTCTCCTGCGGATAGATATTCAAAAGCCCAGAGCCTAAAACAGCAATTGTTCTTCCCTTTGCTTCTAAACAAGCCCTATGTGCAATTGTGTCTATGCCCCTTGCCATTCCAGATACAATGGTAAAGCCTAATTTAGAAAGCCCCTTTGAAAACATTTCGCAAACATTCTTTCCATAGCTTGATGAATATCTTGAACCAACAATAGCAATTGAGAGCCTGTCTTCTGGAATAATTTTACCCTTAATATATAAAACAATTGGTGGGTCAGAGATTAGTTTAAGAGCCTCTGGATATTCACTTTCATCTATCGTAATAATTCTTATTCCATTCTCCTTTGCCTTTCTTATCTCCTTTTTTATATCTATTTTCTTTCTTTCTTTGCATATAATATCCGCCAATTCTGGTTCAATAATCTCTGATAAAATAGAATAGGAAGCAAAAAATGGGTCAGCTAAATTTTTTAATAGAAGATTAATCTTCTGCAATGGTATTCCCCTTATCATATTAAGCCCTATAAGGGCTTCACTTGTATTTCTCATACATAAGGGGTTCTATCCATACAGAAAATGATGAAATTTGGCTTTCATTACCTGCCTTATCAATTGCTTTATATCTAATAATATGAAGACCCTCTTCCTTTATAGTAAAAGCCTCTTGATATGGAGAAAGGTTTTCAGAATCAACGCTATAGAGAATCTTTAAAACACCTGCTGGGCTATCGCTTGCCTGGAATATTATCTTATTCTCCTCTGGAAGGAAGCAATTTTTGTTATATGTAGCCATCTTTGGGTCTGTGAAAAAGGAAACAAGGGGAGGATTCTTATCAAGAATAAAGGAGAGGCTGTTTTCATTAGATATATTTCCAACATTATCCTCAAATCTATGGATTATTTTATAATAGCCTTCAATTGAAAGGTCAAATTCTGCCTTGTTCAAATATTCCTTTGTTTCATCGTTTACCATTACCTGAATCCTTGATAAGCCCGAGGTGGTATCAGAGCCTGTAATGGTGCAGGTTGCATCTTGGGTTAAATAGCCATCTTTGATGGGATAGGATGTTTTTAATTCGCCGAATGGTAAATTTCCATCAACAATAAATGAAACGATTTCCTCTTTGTCCTCTTCTTGTAGCATATCTATAGCCTTATAACTTAAAACCCTATTTCCCTCCTTTAGCCTAATTGGCTCTTTGTATGAAATGTAGGGTGAGGAATCAATCCTTACCAATACCTTAGATATTGAATTGTCCTCATCAACAGGAAGGAGGTAGATAAGTGAATTTGAGGAGATATAATTCTTATTATCTTGGGTGTAGAGCCTTGTTGGAAGATTGGAGAATAAAGGAACAATCTCATACTTAAGACCTACTCTTCTTTCAATAGCAAATCTTGTTATATCGCTTGGCTTTCCTTGCAAGCCATTGTTATCAATCCCTGATATACGAAGGTAATAATTACCCTCCCTTAATGGCTCTGATATAACCTCTAATTCTCTTGATAATACATTAAATTCAGGATGGATAAAAGCTATATCTTTTGTTATTTCAACAAGATACCTTCCAGCATCTCCTTCCCATTTAATCACAGACCTCATATTTCCTGTTATTGAGGTTTGCAGAGGAAGGAGAACCTTTGGAGGCTCTGGAAGTTTAACTGGGTCAATTGGACCTTTTTCTGTAATTATTGTTCCATAACCAGCTGATACAAAAATTCTTTTTCCATAGGCGCTTACATAGGCTTCGCCTTCAAATACAGAAATCCTCGTTAGATTCCCTCTGTCTATAAAAACCTCTCCGCTACTTATATCAACAAATCCATCTATTGTTATCACCCTTATTTTCTTTCCGGGTGCAACCTTTATTTTTCCCTGTATAAGCCCAATTGAAAGCGCGCTTGTCTCCCTGTCCCTTCCTTCAAATTTAATGCTTGTTTCATCCATAACAGAAATAAGGTCTCCACAAGGGAATAAAATCTCAATCCTTGAATTTGGTTGTGTTCTTAAGGTCTCATTTGTCCTTATCTTATCCCCTGCTTCCAATCTCTTTTTTGCAACTCCTGCATAACCCGATACATCCATAACCTCGCCATCTTCAAACTCTATACCCTTTTTTATCTCATCTTTGCCTGGAAACTCAATTATTTGTTTTGGAAAGATAAGATGGGGATTTTTTAGTTTATTATATTCCCCTATCTTTGGCCAAAGAAATGGGTCTCCAAGGTGCTTCTTGCATAGATGCCAGAGGGTATCGCCCCTCTTTACAACAACCCCAAATCCTACAAATGGTAGCCCTAAAAGGCATACTAAAAAAATTCTCTTCATTCTAAAACCTCCCTTATAAATAATAAAAAGTCTAAAAACTACTTATTCTTTTGTCAAGGAATTCTTTTCTGGGGGGTGATGTTATCAGAGAGCTAACCATATACCTTTACAATATTATACCTTGAATCCCTTTGAACAGGGATTTTAGAAGCAGATTTTATAAGATTTATCATTTGAGAAGGGTTTAAATGATGCTCTATTCCTGTTGCCTTTATAACCTTCTCTTCCATCAATGTTCCTCCCATATCATTTGCACCAAAAAATAGGGCAATTTGGGAAAGCCCTAAGCCCTCTGTTACCCATCCTGAATGGATATTTGGGATGTTATCAAGGACAAGTCTTGAGATAGCTAGTGTTTTAAGATAGTCAATAGCTCCTGTTTGCTTAATCCTTGAAAGCCTTGTTCTCTCTGGGGAAAATGTCCATGGGATAAAAGCCTTAAAACCATTAGTTTTATCCTGAAGATTTCTTATCTTTATAAGATGCTCAATACGCTCCTCTATTGTTTCTACTATTCCAAATGTCATTGTGGCTGTTGTATGCATTCCTATAGAGTGGGCTTTTTTCATTACATTAAGCCATTCATCTGTGTTTAGTTTGTTTGGCGATATTTTATTTCTTACCCTATCACACAATATTTCAGCTGCTCCAGGAAGGGAGTCAAGACCTGCAGATTTTAGAGAAATAAGCACATCTTTTATAGAAAGATTCTCTTTTTTTGAAAGGAAGACAATCTCGGATGGAGACAAAGAATGAAGCCAGACATCAAACCTTTTCTTGATGGATGAAAGAAGGCTACAATACCATGAAAGGGAAAGGTCTGGATTTAATCCACCCTGAAGCATAACCTGTGTTCCGCCAATTCCTATTAGCTCTTCTACCTTTTTTAAAATATCATCAATAGATAAAAGAAATCCATCCCTTTTTTTCCTTGCAAAGAATGCACAAAATTTGCATTTTGCTATGCAGATATTTGTAAATGTAATGTTTCTATCAATAATAAAGGTTACATAATCTTTTGGATGAAACCTTTTTCTTACATTGTCTGCCATTTTTCCCAATGAAAATACATCAAGGGAAAATAGCTTAATTGCCTCTTTTTTACCTATCCTCATTACTGGAAAGGCAAAATGTGCACTTTGGATTTGGTTTCATCCATAGTAATCAATGCTCCCTTTTCAAGCACTGATTCGTATTGCCGTAATATCTGCACCAGCCTATACCTTAAATTCCGAGGCAGTACATCTTGCGTACGAACCTGAATAACACTTGGACCTTGTGCCCGAGTGGTCGCTAATAGCGCTCCAAAATCAAGATCATGGGTGAATACAACATAACCATTTTCGCATGCCCACTTCATAATCACATAATCCGTAGCGCCATAATCACCCACCGTTGACCAATGAAGCGTTTGCCACCCTTCTCTCTCAAATACCTCAACCCAGTTAGGAGAAAGGTTCATATCAATTAGCAGTTTCATGCGGTCATTAACGGTAATTCTATTTCTTCAGCTCGCCAGGCTGCATAGGCAAGGGCTTCACGAATATCTTCATCTTCTAAATAGGGGTATGCTTTTAGAATCTCGGTTGTGGAGTATCCTGTAGCAACCAGTCCAACAATAGTTCCCACAGTGACACGCAGTCCACGAATACAGGGTTTGCCACCCATTACATTAGAATCAAAAGTAACCCGTGTCAGATTTTTCATAGTGTTTATTCTCTTTAAACCTTGTTTATTATTAAGCCATCATTATCTTGCTTCCAATTATAGCACAATAATCAACTATCCACAACTATTTTGCCTCTTTTTTATCTATTCTCATTTATCAACAAATACGGGTGTAAAGAGGGGAGATTTAAAACCAAATTTATGAAGAAGGTATTTTAAAACAACGCCGAGCGTTGATAAGCCATAGATTGTGCTTTCTATAAAATTTGGGCTTGATGCCTCTTTAAAATACCTTGTTGGAACGCTTATCTCTTCAATCTTAAATCCCAATGCAATTATCTGAAAAAGCACCTCGGTATCAAAAACATAGTTATTTGAGTTAAGTTGATAGGGAATTATTTCTAAAAGCCTTCTTGAAAATGCCCTAAATCCAGAATGAAACTCAGAGAGGCTATAGCCTGTTGAAACATTTTCAATTAGGGTTAAGGCTCTATTTGCAAGGTATTTATAAATAGGCATCCCACCTTTTAATGTATCTTCCCTTGTCCTTATCCTTGAGCCAATAACGCAATCTGCCCTTTTCTGCTCAATGGGTCTTATAAGCTCAGGAAGGAGCTTTGCATCATATTGATAATCTGGATGGAGCATAACAATAACATCCGCATCTGTCTTTAATGCCTCTGTATAGAGGGATTTCTGGCTTCCACCATAACCCCTGTCAGTAGGGTGACAAAAAACCTTAATCCCCAGTTCCTTTGCAACATCAATGGTTTTGTCCTTGCTATTGTTGTCAACAAGGATGATGGAAGACCTATATTCCTCTGGAATGTCATTATATGTCCTTTCTAATGTCTTCTCAACATTCCTTGCAGGCATAACAATAATTACTTGCATTATTTAATACCTCTACCACAAATGAAAAATTTTAGCGAGACCTTCTTAAAAATGCAGGAATTTCTAAGTCTTCAAGGATGGAATGTTTAACTTCTTCTGGTTTTATCTCTTGCTTTAAGGCAGAAAGACCACTGCTTTTTCTTCCAAAACCTGTTGCTATTACTGAAATCTTTATTTTTCCAGAAAAGCCTCTATCAATAACCGCACCAAATATGCAATTAACATCCTTATCTGCCTTTTCTATTATTAAATTGCAAGCATCATCTGCCTCTTGGAGGGACATATCATCGCCACCTGTTATATTTATCAATATTCCTGTTGCTCCATCAATGGATGTTTCCTCAAGCAATGGTGAATTTATAGCCTCTTTTGCAGCCTTCTTTGCCCTATCCTCTCCCTCTCCAAATCCTATGCCCATCAATGCCCTTCCCTTTTGGTTCATAACGGTTCTAACATCAGCAAAATCAACATTGATAAGCCCAGGTGTTACTATCATTTCTGTTATCCCTTGAATTCCATGGTGAAGAACCTCATCTGCCTTCTTGAATGCCTCAGAGATAGAGGTATTTTTGTCAATAACAGAGAGAATCCTTTGGTTTGGTATGGTAATCAGTGTATCAACCTTCTCTACTAACTTTGAAATTCCCTCCTCTGCTTGACGCTGTCTCCTCTGTCCCTCAAAGAGGAATGGCTTTGTAACAACAGCAACTGTTAAGGCTCCAATATCCTTTGCTATTTCAGCAACAATTGGGGCAGCGCCTGTTCCTGTTCCGCCACCCATTCCAGCTGTAATAAAGACCATATCCGCACCATACAATGCATCCCTTAAAGCCTCCTTGTCCTCTTGTGCAGCACGCTCTCCAATTTCAGGAAGGGAGCCTGCCCCTAAACCCTTTGTCAGCTTAGCCCCTATTTGAATTTTATGGGAAACAGGGCTTGTATTTAAAACCTGGAGGTCTGTATTTGCAACAATAAACTCAAGGCAGCTAGAATTTGAGGAATTAAACATCCTTGATACAGCATTTGAGCCCCCTCCTCCAATACCCATTACCTTTATTAAGGTTCTAAACTCTTTTTGCTCCTCTTTTTTTTCCTCTTCCAAAATGAACATTTTTTCCTCCTATAACTTTAATCTCTTGCAATAAATTTGTAAAGAAATTTTTTTCATTTTACCAATTTAAATTTATAATTTGCAATTTACAATTCTATGCTAAAACAACCTTATCCTTCCCCTCCTTCTTTGCCCTATAAAGGGCACTATCTGCTGATTGGATAATAACATCCTCTATCTCTCCATCATCTGGATAGGATGCTATGCCAAGGCTTATGGTAACAACATCGGGAAGGCCTGCCATAATGTAAAGCCTTTCCTTTACAAGAGAAAGCATCTTTTCTCCTACAGCAAGCGCCCTTTCCTTTGTTGTCTGGGGAAGAATGATAACAAATTCCTCTCCTCCATACCTTGCAACAACATCTATTTCCCTTTGGAAAATCTCCTTTGCTATATAAGAAAGCCCTTTTAAAACCTCATCGCCTTTTGGATGACCATAGGTATCATTTATCTTTTTGAAATTATCTATATCAAACATCAAAAGGGAAAAAACAAGGTTATATCTCTCTGACCTTTTTATCTCCTTATGAAGGGTTTCTTTAAAGTATCGATGGTTGTAAAGACCTGTTAGCCCATCTGTAATAGCAAGCTCCTCTATCTTTTTATGTAAAATCCCATTCTCAATAGCAATTGAGGAATTGTCTGTCAAAAGCTTTATAAGCCTTGTGTCATCTTGAGAGAATGTATTTACCTTTGTATGTGCAACAGATAATAAACCTATAATCCTATCACCAACCTTAAATGGCATTCCCTCAAATGCACCAAGGATGCTTCCTATGCCTTTATCAGAAACAAGCAAAGCAGGGTTATCAATCTTTACAACAAGGTTTTCTTCAGCTGGTAAAGAGCCAGCAAAGCCTGCATATTTTTTAAGGGTTTTTTCCTTGAAAAGGGAAATAAATGACTCTGTTCTTGGAGTGCCAAGGTGTATTCTTAATAAGAAAATATCTTGTTCACATATCAATATGCCGCAAGCAACATATTCCACCATCTC
Encoded here:
- a CDS encoding secondary thiamine-phosphate synthase enzyme YjbQ; translation: MKIINVATTKREVFVDITEKIKEEIDKDGILHIFVPHTTCGITINEGYDPEVCFDIIRCLLSLIKKDSPYFRHNEGNSDAHIKASIMGSSASVFVKDKRLVLGTWQRIFLCEFDGPREREVWIE
- a CDS encoding FmdB family zinc ribbon protein, which encodes MAIYTYLCNKCNRKFDIFYGREEAICDVCQSRDVKRVFTAPMVKTSKGGESDSSCGSCAKTICSGCK
- a CDS encoding Lrp/AsnC family transcriptional regulator; this encodes MNLKQIDTYRVLKILQEEFPLDTQPFKVIGEKLGLDEDSVIEIVASLKNKGIIREIGPIFNHKRLGFETKLVGIAVKDIEFAANIINEYEEITHNYEREGNYNLWCTIIGKKDRIDNIIEIIKQRIKPDDIVSIPSISSFKLLFELEI
- the dprA gene encoding DNA-processing protein DprA produces the protein MRNTSEALIGLNMIRGIPLQKINLLLKNLADPFFASYSILSEIIEPELADIICKERKKIDIKKEIRKAKENGIRIITIDESEYPEALKLISDPPIVLYIKGKIIPEDRLSIAIVGSRYSSSYGKNVCEMFSKGLSKLGFTIVSGMARGIDTIAHRACLEAKGRTIAVLGSGLLNIYPQENMPLFTKICENGAVISEFPLDTSPFKDNFPRRNRIITSISLGCVVVEAKERSGALITARLAMESGREVFAVPGEITKETSKGTNKLIKEGVKPVCDVLDIIEEFRHIIEIK
- a CDS encoding LysM peptidoglycan-binding domain-containing protein, with amino-acid sequence MKRIFLVCLLGLPFVGFGVVVKRGDTLWHLCKKHLGDPFLWPKIGEYNKLKNPHLIFPKQIIEFPGKDEIKKGIEFEDGEVMDVSGYAGVAKKRLEAGDKIRTNETLRTQPNSRIEILFPCGDLISVMDETSIKFEGRDRETSALSIGLIQGKIKVAPGKKIRVITIDGFVDISSGEVFIDRGNLTRISVFEGEAYVSAYGKRIFVSAGYGTIITEKGPIDPVKLPEPPKVLLPLQTSITGNMRSVIKWEGDAGRYLVEITKDIAFIHPEFNVLSRELEVISEPLREGNYYLRISGIDNNGLQGKPSDITRFAIERRVGLKYEIVPLFSNLPTRLYTQDNKNYISSNSLIYLLPVDEDNSISKVLVRIDSSPYISYKEPIRLKEGNRVLSYKAIDMLQEEDKEEIVSFIVDGNLPFGELKTSYPIKDGYLTQDATCTITGSDTTSGLSRIQVMVNDETKEYLNKAEFDLSIEGYYKIIHRFEDNVGNISNENSLSFILDKNPPLVSFFTDPKMATYNKNCFLPEENKIIFQASDSPAGVLKILYSVDSENLSPYQEAFTIKEEGLHIIRYKAIDKAGNESQISSFSVWIEPLMYEKYK
- the mqnC gene encoding cyclic dehypoxanthinyl futalosine synthase: MRIGKKEAIKLFSLDVFSLGKMADNVRKRFHPKDYVTFIIDRNITFTNICIAKCKFCAFFARKKRDGFLLSIDDILKKVEELIGIGGTQVMLQGGLNPDLSLSWYCSLLSSIKKRFDVWLHSLSPSEIVFLSKKENLSIKDVLISLKSAGLDSLPGAAEILCDRVRNKISPNKLNTDEWLNVMKKAHSIGMHTTATMTFGIVETIEERIEHLIKIRNLQDKTNGFKAFIPWTFSPERTRLSRIKQTGAIDYLKTLAISRLVLDNIPNIHSGWVTEGLGLSQIALFFGANDMGGTLMEEKVIKATGIEHHLNPSQMINLIKSASKIPVQRDSRYNIVKVYG
- a CDS encoding DUF5615 family PIN-like protein translates to MKLLIDMNLSPNWVEVFEREGWQTLHWSTVGDYGATDYVIMKWACENGYVVFTHDLDFGALLATTRAQGPSVIQVRTQDVLPRNLRYRLVQILRQYESVLEKGALITMDETKSKVHILPFQ
- a CDS encoding DUF433 domain-containing protein, which translates into the protein MKNLTRVTFDSNVMGGKPCIRGLRVTVGTIVGLVATGYSTTEILKAYPYLEDEDIREALAYAAWRAEEIELPLMTA
- a CDS encoding glycosyltransferase family 2 protein, whose protein sequence is MQVIIVMPARNVEKTLERTYNDIPEEYRSSIILVDNNSKDKTIDVAKELGIKVFCHPTDRGYGGSQKSLYTEALKTDADVIVMLHPDYQYDAKLLPELIRPIEQKRADCVIGSRIRTREDTLKGGMPIYKYLANRALTLIENVSTGYSLSEFHSGFRAFSRRLLEIIPYQLNSNNYVFDTEVLFQIIALGFKIEEISVPTRYFKEASSPNFIESTIYGLSTLGVVLKYLLHKFGFKSPLFTPVFVDK
- the ftsZ gene encoding cell division protein FtsZ, with the protein product MFILEEEKKEEQKEFRTLIKVMGIGGGGSNAVSRMFNSSNSSCLEFIVANTDLQVLNTSPVSHKIQIGAKLTKGLGAGSLPEIGERAAQEDKEALRDALYGADMVFITAGMGGGTGTGAAPIVAEIAKDIGALTVAVVTKPFLFEGQRRQRQAEEGISKLVEKVDTLITIPNQRILSVIDKNTSISEAFKKADEVLHHGIQGITEMIVTPGLINVDFADVRTVMNQKGRALMGIGFGEGEDRAKKAAKEAINSPLLEETSIDGATGILINITGGDDMSLQEADDACNLIIEKADKDVNCIFGAVIDRGFSGKIKISVIATGFGRKSSGLSALKQEIKPEEVKHSILEDLEIPAFLRRSR
- a CDS encoding diguanylate cyclase; translation: MTEVELENKRLKEDIERLKVEIKKGETRKKIIANTNALLDKSLYELSVINKINTTLSRTLNYGEIITELTTLLSEMVEYVACGILICEQDIFLLRIHLGTPRTESFISLFKEKTLKKYAGFAGSLPAEENLVVKIDNPALLVSDKGIGSILGAFEGMPFKVGDRIIGLLSVAHTKVNTFSQDDTRLIKLLTDNSSIAIENGILHKKIEELAITDGLTGLYNHRYFKETLHKEIKRSERYNLVFSLLMFDIDNFKKINDTYGHPKGDEVLKGLSYIAKEIFQREIDVVARYGGEEFVIILPQTTKERALAVGEKMLSLVKERLYIMAGLPDVVTISLGIASYPDDGEIEDVIIQSADSALYRAKKEGKDKVVLA